The Methylocystis sp. ATCC 49242 region CAGTGGGATGATGCGACCTCTCTTGGCCTTCTCTCGCTCCCATCCAAGGGTGATAATCTTCCTGTCAAGGTCAACCTCTGACCATGGAAGGCCGAGAGCTTCCTCGTGCCTCATCCCGGTCTCGAGGATCAGGGTGATGAATGGATGCCAGAAGCGGTCGCCCTTGGCAGCGTCGAGCAGCTTTCGGACTTCCGGCAGCTTGAGCCACCGTGGTTTCTTGACAGGCTGCGCCAGTCCTTTCTTCCGGTAGTGGTGGCAGGGGTTCTCTTTTGGGGCCCCTTCCATCTCCCGATCGATGGCGAACTCGATGACCGAGGAGAGAGCGGTCAACTCTCTCCTGATCTGGATGTCGGTGGTTGCCTCCCGGCGCAGACGAACGAAGTCACGCACCCAATCCACGGTCAGGTCGCAGAGCGCCGGCCGGATGGGCGTCGCCTTGAGGATCTTCGTAAGCTTCAGCGCGTAGTGCCGCCGCGTGGAGGCCTTCAACCATTTGGTTGAGGCATCGAGGAACTCGAACGACGCCTGCTCGAGCGAAACGCTCAGCCTACGGGCGCCCTGTTCCTTGAGCTCCTGCTCTTTCTGAAGGGCTACTTCAAGAGCCCTCTTCTGAGTAGCTCGGCCTCTGGGGATATTGGTTGATACTCTTTTGATCTTACCGTCGTGATTTGTGATTTCAGCATACCAGTAGGGGCTGTCTGGACGTTCGTAGAGCTTCGGCATGATACCTCTGAGGTTCGATTGGCAATCCACTCATTAAGAATATGTGGATCAACCAGCCAAGTCCTGTTGAGGTTGACAGCCTCAGGCAAGAGCCCGTGCCGTGCCCAGTAATATACTACCCTCTTACTAACTCCCAGTTGGTTATATACCTTTGAGAGTCTAACTAGATTACGAACGTCCATGATTCTCAATCTGTAGTGTTAGAGTGGAGGTGGTTTGGAACCCACCTCTCACTTAACACCTCACCTCAAGAAGTTAAACCTCCTTAAAGGTTTATTGACATTAGGACTTTGTAATATCTAATATTTAATGCTGAGCTTTCTTGAAGATCCTGATCACCTCACTAACAGTGAATGGGACGGGAACACCCTCCTGAGTTAAAGCATCACTGGCCCGTATCAGCCGAACCAGTGATTTGTCCAAATGGACATAATCCTCTTCATCAAACCCGGAATATAGCTCGAGAGCTAGATCCTCGCTAACATCGGCAAGGATCTCAAGGATTTCACGTTTCTCCACACATAACTCCTACTCGAAAATTGCTGATCAATATTTTTCTTACGAGACCCATGAGCTGGGAACCCGATGATAGTGCCTCCCACGCGTGGTTTCGAACACGCCTGGCAGTGAGCACAATCCGTCTTGAGGTATGTAGCTGGACATATTGCAACCCGGTTTCCACCCTGGGTTGTAAAGCGCAGCCTACCTCCGATACGATCACGATATTCGCGTAGAGTTTCATCTTTATACTTACCCTGATCTGAGGGTAACACGACTACCACAGGTAGTCCTGTCTTGTACAACTCGTCTGCCTCTTCGATGGTAGAAGCCGACAAGTTAACATGCATACCATGTTTTGAGAGTGTCCGATATAGCTCGAAGTCTCGTTTATGGGTGTAAACGATTGATTTTGTATGAGACGAAGCCTTTGCCAGAGTAATCACCTCTGCCTCATCATTTGGCAGATCACCAGCTTGTCCATAGCGCCAGAGTGTTCCTCTTGGGAGGTTCTTGATGTTCTGGATCAGAGTAGTGAACGAAACACCACTTTCTGTGGTGCTATCCCAGACCCAGGAGATAGGCCCAAGCTCTGCGTAGCACCCCTTCCCCATCAGCGGACAGTCAGTCGGACAGGTGTCTCTTGACGATGTAACGACCGGGATCGGGCCTGTCTTTGGATTACGGGAGATGGGGGTGAAAAGATATCTCGACATGGATGTTGGGGTTCCTTTAGGCAAAGAAAAAGCCCGCCCCTTTCAGGGGCGGGCTCTGTTAGAACAGATGTTATGACGGTTTACGCTTTACGTATCTCGTGGATGGATAATGAACCGGCCATCGTTGAACTCAGTCTCCGGTCGCGCCCACAACCTCCCATCAACGGGAGATCGATAAACAACGATCTTCGTCCCCTCAGATATGGGAAAGGCTGTTTGAAGCTCACCTACTCCCATCACATCGTAGGTTGAGGGTGATCTTCCCCTCACATGAGTGGCAGTCCCCTCATAAGGTTGCAGAGCCCACCCATCGTATTGGAGGAAATTGAGGAAGCCATTGATGGCTCGCTCGACATCCTCCGCTGATACATTTTCCCCAATACAGGCCCAGGCGACACGCTTGGCTCGCTTAAGCGAGGAGTCGAAGTCAGCCAAGATGATCCTCCACCCAGTCATAGATCCGACGACAGGTTCGTGCTGTGATAGTTGAAAGACCCCACAGCAAAGCAAAACCGATGAGGGATAGGAGAGCCCAGGCCAGGATCTGGAACACCCAGTCGATGACCACCGTGAGGATGGCGACGATCGTGATCATGCGGCGATGTCCTCCTCGACGGGACGACGGAGCTCAGAAGGAGGGACCGGTGTGTAGTAACCACCTTCGCTCTTGATAAGGGCCACATCCTCGTTGATGAACACCACGGTCCAGAGGTTGTCTTCGTCAGCCACCGTCACCTTATCCCCAACAAGGATCATTGGTTTCTCAACGTGGATGAGATTCTTCTCTTTGATGTAGATTGTATCATACTCCCTTCCTTCTACGACAACCGCGAGATTGTCATCCTCATTAGTATTGGTATCATATTTCATGACCATACGAACAGCGACCACATCGCCCTTGCGATATTTGATTGCCATTAGAGGTGTTCCTCTTCCAGAATGTCGTTGATGATGTCGACCGTGCTCTTCCCGCGGATCTTGTCCTTGGTGATCACATGGGCGGCTCCACCAAAGTCGTGAGGCCGCATCTTGTCGCAGTAGAAGGCTGAAACCACCGTGATGTAGGTGAGCGTCTCGGAGCGCTTCACGATGTCCTGCAGGATCTCGAAATAAGTCTGCCCCGGGGTGGTGAGGTTGATGTCGAAGTCCTCGTCGATCTCAGTTGAGAGCAGAAGATCCTCGACCAGCTTGTTGAGGAAGCTATCCCTATCGTTCGACGTTGCGAGAGCATCGGCCAGTTCCTCGCGAGATATATAGACAACGTCGTTGGATGCTTCCTCCGCGAAGAAGTAAGCCTTGTCTCCGTCGACCACAGATGTGAAGACCGTGTGGAGGATCAGGAACTCAAGGTCCGTCATGTCCTTGAGCGGGATGTTGGGCTGGATGATGGTGGGGAAGTAGTTGTTGGCCATGTTACAGCCTCTCCCCTGCGAACGTCTCGCGACCGAGAGGTGCCTCGGGTTCATCCGGCGCCGTCGCTGGTGCTGGTGCTTTGAACTGCACCTGCTCCAAGGCCAGATCCAATGCCAGCTGGAAGGCTCGATGCGTGACCGAGTTCGTGTCGCCGCGCATCAGTTCGGCGATCACGTTGGAGTGAAAACGATCTTCCAGCAGGCGGAAGTCGTGCTGCTTCGCCTCGACCTCAGTTGCGAAGAACTTGTTGACGAGGATCCGGGATTGATAGGCAAGAACCTGAGGGTAGTAGACCATGTTGTGTTGCCCCGTTCATTAGGCAAAGAAAAACCCGCACACATGCCTGAGATCATGTGTGCGGGTCTGGAAGCCTCCTGGGAGGGAGGATGGAGTATTTACGCGGCGAGCTTCACGTAGAGCGTCTGCGTCTCTTCGTCGATGCGGGCTTCCGGATGGTAGGTGTTGACCTTCTCGGTCGTGCCTGCCGGCTTCAGGGCCGAGCTCGCATAGACGCCGACGCCGTTCGGCTGGATCTTCAGCTTCGCACGATGCTTCGCATCGGTCGGCGTCAGAGCGAACCAGCCGGCGTCTTCATCCGTGCCGACCGCGATGTCGAGACACGTATCGGCCTGCCAGCCCAGCACCTTCACGAGCTCGACCGGCATCTTCAGACGACCGGTCAGATCGTTCGGCGTCTTCACGACGGCATAACGGAGCTCGGTGACGAGAGCCGCACGACGCGGCTCGCGGGAGATCTTTTCAAACGCCATAGAAAGTGTTCCTCACATCAGTTGTAATCGTAGTGGTCGTAGTTGTCGTCACCAAAACCGTCATCGGTGTTGTCGTCGACAGTGACTACAATCTGATTATTTCGGATGAAATCGTCAACGTAGTTTCTATCCAAGACAGACAGTGACTCATACTCACAGACACGAATTTTTGTCTGCAAGTCCTGAGGAACTGCGACGACATCATGCGGCCAGAAGGCGACGAGGATGATCTTGTCGCTGTGGCTATTTCCATAGCTGGCGACATATTCCCACGAGCCCACATGAAGCCCGGGAGCACAATGCACATTGGGATCATCGCTGATCAGGCTTCGATCCATACGGCACACCTTGCCCGGGGTGTTGTCGAACTTGCCCTCCCACTTGTCCATGAAATCGTGACGCACGGCCTTGAGGCCAGTCAGGCGCCCATCAGGCAGGAACCCAAGCTGGTTGTGCTCCTGGAACAGAGGGAGTCGCTCACGAGCCATGTAGGAGGGGTTGCGCTGCAGGCTCTCGAGTGCGGAGACGAGCGGGTCGATCGGCAAGCCCTCGGAGAGGAAGCCAAGGAGTTTCTCCGTCCACACGTTGTGCAGTGGGGCGCCGTTGTAGAAGACTTCACGGCCCTCACGGACCTCGATCTTGCCGGCCGTGAACATGTGGATCGCAGTCGGGATGTCGGCGAGGTCGACGAGCTCCTGCGGATCGTGGTTCCCGGTGAGGAGCTTTTCACGGATGGTCGTGAAGTTCATGTGGTCGCGGCCGACGTGGTAGGGTCGGCCGTTGACGAAGAAGATGACGTTGTGGTCGGCGATGTTGAACGGGATCATCAGGCAGCTTCCTTCTGGGTGTGATTAGCGAGAAGTGTGAAGTAGTGGTTGATCTCTGCAACACCCTTGGGTTTCACCTCCCAGTAGTAGGAGATGTAGGACGACAGTAGATGAAGCAGAGGATACTTGATCTCGAGGGCCATTCTCTGGTCCTTGAGGATAGTGTTGAGAGTTTTTCTCTCCGTCCTGGATTGGGAGCAGTATTGAATGTAGGCAGTATAAAGCCCGTCATCGACGAATTTGAGATTGAAGGCTTCATCAACCTGCTTGCAGAAATCAAGAAGATCCTGCGGAACAACAGTGGTGTCGAGATGAGGAAGGCACTTGCTCCACCGCTGAAGTTCGCCTTCAAGTCCCTTGCGATCCTGGAACCGGATCAGTTCCTTGTCGTCGATGAGAGGGGTGAGCTGAGCATCGATGTAATCCCCGAGAAGCACCCAGTCATCAGTCTGGGGAACTTCATCAGGCAGGAAGCACCAGATGTGTTTCTGATCGATCAGCTTTCGATCAGTCAGGAAGTTGGTGATATTCCTGACCTCATACCCACCAACAACATTCTTGAACGGAGACCTGAGAAAGAACTTCTCACGACGATGGTGGGGACGATGATGCAGCACCACGAATACACCACCCTGTGACAGGTCACACGGCAGCTTGGCATCTGCCCTACCATTCGAGTTGATGAAGTAGACAGGCTTGACGTTCGGATCACGCTTCTGTGCAGGTTTCACAACCCGCTTCGGGAGTTTGACCTCATCAATGTTCTGGCAAGGCAGATCATCGAGGCCCAGATTGAGAAGGGCTTCGTTGATCGACATGTTCTTGGGGCGAACCCACAGGAACGGAGTTTCTGGGTTGAGATGCTTCAGCTTCAGGAGCGTCAGGAGCATCAGGGACGACTTAGTGTTGTAGACGACGCTCTTGATGCGGGACAT contains the following coding sequences:
- a CDS encoding site-specific integrase, producing MPKLYERPDSPYWYAEITNHDGKIKRVSTNIPRGRATQKRALEVALQKEQELKEQGARRLSVSLEQASFEFLDASTKWLKASTRRHYALKLTKILKATPIRPALCDLTVDWVRDFVRLRREATTDIQIRRELTALSSVIEFAIDREMEGAPKENPCHHYRKKGLAQPVKKPRWLKLPEVRKLLDAAKGDRFWHPFITLILETGMRHEEALGLPWSEVDLDRKIITLGWEREKAKRGRIIPLSNTALHTLTHLSRLTACPYVFVNHRTGDRYKSIGAGWRRLRLRAGVPKARIHDLRHTFASWTRQSGMSREDRKDVLGHLDDTTHGGYANGSIETLLVSINKHSPSTLLSQEQEL